A stretch of Bifidobacterium sp. ESL0704 DNA encodes these proteins:
- the rho gene encoding transcription termination factor Rho, with protein sequence MATSQNIEDMKLPELKALARQMGLRGTSTMRKPELLATLQAARTGGEAPSGVTVRAPKAAPKRAAEKNENRDAEHEQTSVSDHASKQPVSGSDPDGKVGDAKEVRGEAESDKAETHASAGRENARLKKSNAQAEKADEQRSSSRQSGEGRASQLTAFDDEESSRRRSRSFVSHHRGDHEMAEEGESRTHRRNYRAEQQSRHDTESNKVRDLDDILATLPVVDNDEGNAGDAKEAEPRHEFIRRNRRNDRYNHEDRGNERHQRRMRGRDRNNYDYKDHDNRGEHADRGGRYNNENVNEEDMRDRRNDSKEGLVPVAGIVDVLDSYAFIRTSGYLPGPNDVYVSMGQIRKYGLRKGDAVQGFIREPREGERRNQRQKFVPLQSIETINGMSVEDAANRAQFSKLTPLYPQERLKQETTPNKILGRLIDLVAPIGKGQRGLIVSPPKAGKTITLQNIANSIATNNPEVHLMVVLVDERPEEVTDMERTVQGEVISSTFDRPASDHTTVAELAIERAKRLVELGQDVVVLLDSMTRLARAYNIAAPASGRVLSGGVDAQALYPPKKFFGAARNIENGGSLTIISSALVETGSKMDEVIFEEFKGTGNMELRLSRDLADKRLFPAIDINASGTRREELITAKDELAVIYSLRRLLGGMEPEKAYQTIVPRLKKTATNRDFLQAIIKQNTSNMNN encoded by the coding sequence GTGGCAACTAGCCAGAATATTGAGGATATGAAGCTGCCTGAGCTGAAAGCGCTCGCCAGACAGATGGGGCTTCGTGGCACGTCAACGATGCGTAAGCCCGAGCTGCTCGCCACCCTTCAAGCTGCAAGAACAGGCGGGGAAGCGCCTAGTGGCGTTACGGTTCGTGCTCCCAAAGCCGCGCCGAAAAGGGCTGCGGAAAAGAACGAAAATCGTGATGCCGAGCACGAACAGACTTCCGTAAGCGACCATGCATCCAAGCAGCCGGTTTCCGGCAGCGACCCCGATGGCAAGGTCGGGGATGCCAAAGAGGTTCGTGGTGAGGCCGAATCCGACAAAGCCGAGACGCACGCTTCGGCTGGTCGGGAAAATGCCCGGCTGAAGAAATCGAATGCACAAGCCGAAAAGGCCGACGAGCAACGGTCTTCGTCTAGGCAGAGCGGTGAAGGCCGCGCCTCCCAGCTCACTGCATTCGACGATGAAGAGTCTTCTCGTCGGCGTAGCAGGTCATTCGTCTCGCATCATCGTGGCGATCACGAGATGGCAGAGGAAGGCGAGAGCCGCACTCATCGCAGGAACTATCGCGCGGAGCAGCAGTCGCGTCACGATACCGAATCCAATAAGGTTCGGGATCTGGATGACATTCTTGCCACCTTGCCGGTTGTCGACAATGACGAGGGAAATGCCGGCGATGCCAAAGAGGCAGAGCCGCGTCACGAGTTCATCCGCCGTAATCGCCGCAACGATCGCTACAACCATGAAGACCGCGGCAACGAGCGTCATCAGCGCAGGATGCGTGGACGCGATCGCAACAATTACGACTATAAGGACCACGACAATCGCGGCGAACATGCCGATCGTGGCGGTCGCTACAACAACGAAAACGTGAACGAAGAGGATATGCGGGATCGTCGCAACGATTCCAAGGAGGGGCTGGTCCCCGTCGCAGGCATCGTCGACGTGCTTGATTCCTATGCGTTCATCCGCACTTCCGGCTATCTGCCGGGCCCCAACGACGTGTATGTTTCGATGGGCCAGATTCGCAAATACGGTCTGCGTAAGGGCGACGCCGTTCAGGGCTTCATCCGCGAACCGCGCGAAGGCGAACGCCGCAACCAGCGCCAGAAGTTCGTGCCGCTGCAATCCATCGAGACCATCAATGGCATGAGCGTCGAGGATGCGGCCAACCGCGCGCAGTTCTCCAAGCTCACCCCGCTCTATCCGCAGGAACGCCTCAAGCAGGAGACCACTCCGAACAAGATTCTCGGTCGCCTGATCGATCTGGTCGCGCCGATCGGCAAAGGCCAGCGCGGTCTGATCGTCTCCCCGCCGAAGGCCGGCAAGACCATCACCTTGCAGAACATCGCCAATTCCATCGCTACGAATAATCCAGAAGTGCATCTGATGGTGGTGCTCGTGGACGAACGCCCCGAGGAAGTCACCGACATGGAGCGCACCGTGCAGGGCGAGGTCATCTCCTCGACGTTCGATCGCCCGGCTTCCGACCACACCACTGTCGCCGAACTCGCCATCGAGCGTGCCAAGCGCTTGGTGGAGCTCGGCCAGGACGTGGTGGTGCTGCTCGATTCCATGACCAGGCTTGCCCGTGCCTACAACATCGCCGCTCCGGCTTCTGGTCGCGTGCTTTCCGGCGGTGTCGACGCGCAGGCGCTCTATCCGCCTAAGAAGTTCTTTGGCGCCGCCCGCAACATTGAAAACGGCGGATCGCTGACCATTATCTCTTCGGCGCTGGTGGAAACCGGCTCCAAGATGGACGAGGTCATTTTCGAGGAATTCAAGGGCACCGGCAATATGGAGCTTCGTCTTTCGCGAGATTTGGCCGATAAGCGACTCTTCCCTGCCATTGACATCAATGCTTCCGGCACGCGTCGTGAGGAGCTCATCACGGCGAAAGATGAGCTTGCGGTCATCTACAGCCTGCGTCGTCTGCTTGGCGGCATGGAGCCGGAGAAGGCATATCAGACCATTGTGCCGCGCTTGAAGAAGACGGCGACCAACCGTGACTTCCTGCAGGCCATCATCAAGCAGAACACCAGTAATATGAACAACTGA
- the valS gene encoding valine--tRNA ligase has translation MTDQDNSIIHASLSPLPDRVGVDGLEDKWRSEWDNDGTYEFEIPRDGNGAPDRASVYSIDTPPPTVSGSLHVGHVFSYTHTDVIARYERMRGKHVFYPMGWDDNGLPTERRVQNYYGVRVDTSLKYDPDFKPPFEGTDGKKISARDQVPVSRKNFVELCERLTAQDEKQFEALWRSLGTSIDWRQTYHTIGEHPQRVAQKAFLRNLARGEAYQKDAPSLWDVTFQTAVAQAELESREYDGFYHRVAFRFEDGTPIYIETTRPELLAACGALIANPDDERYQKYFGQYVYSPLFKVKVPIMAHPAAEMDKGAGIAMCCTFGDQTDIEWWRDLNLPLRPIIQRNGRIIMSVPDWVVDEGGKKIFEETEGKTTFTARKIIVEHLRESGDLDGEPKPTKRMTNFYEKGDKPLEIVTSRQWYLKNGGTDMKLRAELLERGKELQFHPDFMRVRYENWVNGLNGDWLISRQRFFGVPFPLWYPVNADGEPDYDHPITPREDQLPIDPTNDVPEGYTEDQRDVPGGFTAEKDIMDTWATSSLTPQIVTHWEEPDQESKDLFKATFPMDLRPQGQDIIRTWLFTTMDRAHLENHCLPWAHTALSGWILDPDHKKMSKSKGNVVVPKEPIEKYGADAVRYWAASAKLGLDATYDEGQMKIGRRLAIKLLNATKFALAIGREDDNHHVGAASSADWNPADVTEPLDRAVMARLATVIREATKSMDAYEHSKALELIETFFWQFCDDYIELVKNRAYGTADSTGKTPSEAAVKSAHTTLGLGLEAFARLLAPYMPFATEEVWHWMHAGEGSVHTSSWPTAEPYEAAAGDADPDMLVWAGKALAELRGLKSQAKVSMKTPILKATLNAANEAGKTAIDLSLVDIAEAGKVTGPLSVTVDASDDTPDNEIIVRVSDAELGEPPAKKPKKK, from the coding sequence ATGACTGATCAGGACAATAGCATTATCCACGCAAGCCTTTCGCCGCTGCCCGACCGGGTCGGCGTCGACGGCCTGGAAGACAAATGGCGTTCCGAATGGGACAACGACGGCACCTACGAATTCGAGATTCCGCGCGACGGCAACGGCGCACCCGACCGTGCGTCCGTCTACTCCATCGACACCCCGCCACCTACCGTTTCCGGCAGCCTCCATGTGGGCCACGTCTTCTCCTACACCCACACCGACGTCATCGCCCGCTACGAGCGTATGCGCGGCAAGCACGTCTTCTACCCGATGGGCTGGGACGACAACGGCCTGCCCACCGAGCGCCGCGTGCAGAACTACTACGGCGTGCGCGTTGACACGTCGCTCAAATACGATCCTGATTTCAAGCCGCCGTTCGAGGGCACGGACGGCAAGAAGATCAGCGCCCGCGACCAGGTGCCGGTCAGCCGTAAGAACTTCGTGGAGCTGTGTGAGCGCCTGACCGCGCAGGACGAGAAGCAGTTCGAGGCGCTGTGGCGTTCCTTGGGCACGTCCATCGACTGGCGCCAGACCTACCACACCATCGGCGAGCATCCGCAGCGCGTGGCACAGAAAGCGTTCCTGCGTAACCTTGCACGTGGCGAGGCCTATCAGAAGGATGCGCCGAGCCTTTGGGACGTCACCTTCCAGACCGCGGTGGCGCAGGCCGAGCTGGAAAGCCGCGAATATGACGGCTTCTACCATCGCGTCGCCTTCCGCTTCGAGGACGGCACGCCGATCTACATCGAGACCACCCGACCGGAGCTCCTGGCAGCCTGCGGCGCGCTGATCGCCAACCCCGACGACGAACGTTACCAGAAGTATTTCGGGCAGTACGTTTACTCTCCGCTCTTCAAAGTCAAGGTGCCGATCATGGCGCACCCGGCCGCCGAGATGGACAAGGGCGCCGGCATCGCGATGTGCTGCACCTTCGGCGACCAGACCGATATCGAGTGGTGGCGTGATCTGAACCTTCCGCTTCGCCCGATCATCCAGCGCAACGGCCGCATCATCATGAGCGTGCCGGATTGGGTCGTCGACGAAGGCGGCAAGAAGATCTTCGAGGAGACCGAAGGCAAGACCACCTTCACGGCCCGCAAGATCATCGTGGAGCATCTGCGCGAGTCCGGCGATCTCGACGGCGAACCGAAGCCCACCAAGCGTATGACCAACTTCTACGAGAAGGGCGACAAGCCGCTCGAAATCGTCACCTCACGCCAGTGGTACCTCAAAAACGGCGGTACCGATATGAAGCTGCGCGCCGAGCTGTTGGAGCGCGGCAAGGAGCTGCAATTCCATCCCGACTTCATGCGTGTGCGCTATGAGAACTGGGTCAATGGCCTGAACGGCGACTGGCTCATCAGCCGTCAGCGCTTCTTCGGCGTGCCGTTCCCGCTGTGGTATCCGGTCAACGCCGACGGCGAGCCGGATTACGACCATCCGATCACCCCGCGCGAAGACCAGCTGCCGATCGATCCGACCAACGACGTGCCTGAAGGTTACACGGAAGACCAGCGCGACGTGCCCGGCGGCTTCACGGCCGAAAAGGACATCATGGACACCTGGGCCACCTCGTCGCTGACCCCGCAGATCGTCACCCACTGGGAAGAGCCGGATCAGGAGAGCAAGGACCTCTTCAAGGCCACCTTCCCGATGGACCTGCGCCCGCAGGGTCAGGACATCATCCGCACCTGGCTCTTCACCACGATGGACCGCGCGCATCTCGAGAACCACTGCCTGCCGTGGGCGCATACCGCGCTGTCCGGCTGGATCCTCGACCCCGACCACAAGAAGATGTCGAAGTCCAAGGGCAACGTCGTGGTTCCCAAGGAGCCGATCGAGAAGTACGGCGCCGACGCGGTGCGCTACTGGGCCGCTTCCGCCAAGCTCGGCCTCGACGCCACCTATGACGAAGGGCAGATGAAGATCGGCCGCCGTCTGGCCATCAAGCTGCTGAACGCCACCAAGTTCGCGCTGGCCATCGGCCGTGAGGACGACAACCATCACGTTGGTGCCGCCTCAAGCGCCGATTGGAATCCGGCCGACGTCACCGAACCGCTGGACCGCGCGGTGATGGCTCGCCTGGCAACCGTGATCCGCGAAGCCACCAAGTCGATGGACGCCTACGAGCACTCCAAGGCGCTCGAACTCATCGAGACGTTCTTCTGGCAGTTCTGCGACGACTACATCGAGCTGGTGAAGAACCGCGCTTACGGCACGGCAGATTCCACCGGCAAGACCCCATCTGAGGCCGCCGTGAAGTCCGCGCACACCACGCTGGGCCTCGGCCTTGAGGCGTTCGCACGTCTGCTCGCGCCGTATATGCCGTTCGCCACCGAAGAGGTCTGGCACTGGATGCACGCCGGCGAGGGATCCGTGCACACCTCCTCCTGGCCGACCGCCGAGCCTTACGAGGCCGCCGCAGGCGACGCCGACCCGGACATGCTCGTTTGGGCAGGCAAGGCACTGGCCGAGCTGCGCGGTTTGAAGTCGCAGGCCAAGGTCTCAATGAAGACCCCGATCTTGAAGGCCACGCTCAACGCGGCCAACGAGGCCGGCAAGACGGCCATCGACTTGAGCCTCGTCGACATCGCCGAAGCCGGCAAGGTCACTGGTCCGCTTTCGGTTACGGTCGACGCTTCCGACGATACCCCGGACAACGAGATTATCGTTCGTGTCAGCGACGCCGAACTCGGTGAGCCGCCGGCCAAGAAGCCCAAGAAGAAGTAG
- the ppdK gene encoding pyruvate, phosphate dikinase — protein sequence MHNNTQYVYQFSEGDASMRDLLGGKGAGVAEMTKLGMPVPEGFTITTEACRKYMKNPDGIDAEIRQPVLDALNQLEQRTGKTLGDPDDPLLVSVRSGAQVSMPGMMDTILNLGLNRDVVEALGEKSGNARWAWDSYRRFIQMYGNVVMGINEDIFEHRIDERKAERGVESDVDLDARDMQWLADRFLEDYRQAKGEDFPTEPATQLFEAIKAVFRSWNNPRAVYFRQMNNIPDDWGTAVTVQRMVFGNLSENSGTGVAFSRNPVNGEKGLFGEYLMNAQGEDVVSGVRTPEPIETLKTRNPALYETFDQIVHKLELHYRDMQDMEFTIEDGHLFMLQTRNGKRTPQAAFKIASDLVDEGVLTQEDAVCSIDPTYITAMLHPSFTDEALKNGTVLGTGLAASPGAAAGRVVFSSDDAETWSNRGEQVILVRRDTTPEDIVGMHHAEGIMTARGGMTSHAAVVARGIGKCCVSGVSALQFDDAGNCRIGGHELDEGEWISLDGSTGSVYEGKLETEPASMTGAFGRVMSWADRFRRLEVRANADTPEDARRSRELGAEGIGLCRTEHMFFRPERIDAIRRMIVARNEEERQAALDVLLPMQREDFTAMYEAMEGEPMTVRLIDPPLHEFLPKTPEAVAALAETTGQSVEDINRATTELTEVNPMLGHRGCRLAVTYPSIARMQTRAVLEAAVNVKREHPDWTVAPEIMIPLVSESAEFDYVKSIVEDTAKEVIASSGISLYCSVGTMIETPRAALTAGDIAARAEFFSFGTNDLTQMTFGLSRDDAGSFLQDYYDKGLLKEDPFSHLDRKGVGRLIGMAVESGRRVRPNLRVGICGEHGGDPESIEFCESSGLDYVSCSTYRVPVARLAAAQAALGRHAPERR from the coding sequence ATGCACAACAACACACAATACGTATACCAGTTTTCGGAAGGCGACGCTTCGATGCGCGACCTGCTGGGCGGCAAAGGTGCCGGAGTGGCCGAAATGACCAAGTTGGGAATGCCGGTGCCGGAAGGCTTTACGATAACCACCGAAGCCTGCCGAAAGTATATGAAAAACCCGGACGGCATCGACGCTGAAATCCGCCAACCGGTGCTCGACGCCCTGAACCAACTTGAACAACGCACCGGCAAGACGCTGGGCGACCCAGATGACCCGCTGCTGGTATCGGTGCGTTCCGGCGCGCAGGTCTCCATGCCCGGAATGATGGATACGATCCTGAATCTCGGGCTCAACCGCGATGTGGTCGAGGCGTTGGGTGAAAAGTCCGGCAACGCGCGTTGGGCTTGGGATTCCTACCGTCGCTTCATCCAGATGTACGGCAATGTGGTCATGGGCATCAACGAAGATATTTTCGAGCATCGCATCGATGAACGCAAGGCCGAACGCGGTGTGGAATCCGATGTCGACCTCGATGCCCGGGACATGCAGTGGCTGGCCGATCGCTTCCTCGAAGATTACCGGCAGGCCAAAGGCGAGGACTTCCCCACCGAACCTGCCACCCAGCTTTTCGAAGCCATCAAAGCCGTCTTTCGCTCCTGGAACAACCCTCGTGCCGTCTATTTCAGACAGATGAACAACATTCCCGACGATTGGGGCACCGCTGTGACCGTGCAGCGCATGGTCTTCGGCAACCTTTCCGAAAATTCCGGCACAGGTGTGGCCTTCTCGCGCAACCCTGTCAATGGTGAAAAAGGCCTGTTCGGCGAATATCTGATGAACGCGCAGGGTGAGGATGTCGTTTCCGGTGTACGCACCCCCGAACCCATCGAGACCTTGAAAACGCGGAATCCCGCGCTGTACGAGACCTTTGACCAGATCGTGCATAAGCTCGAGCTGCACTATCGAGATATGCAGGACATGGAATTCACCATCGAAGACGGCCATCTCTTCATGCTTCAGACCCGCAATGGCAAGCGCACCCCGCAGGCCGCCTTCAAAATCGCCAGCGACCTGGTGGACGAAGGCGTACTGACACAGGAGGATGCCGTCTGCTCCATCGACCCGACCTACATCACCGCGATGCTGCATCCCAGTTTCACCGACGAAGCCCTGAAAAACGGCACGGTACTTGGCACCGGTCTGGCAGCCTCGCCGGGAGCGGCTGCAGGACGCGTGGTCTTTTCATCCGATGACGCCGAAACCTGGTCGAACCGGGGCGAACAGGTCATTCTAGTACGGCGCGACACCACTCCGGAGGACATCGTGGGCATGCACCATGCCGAGGGCATCATGACCGCACGCGGAGGCATGACCAGCCATGCTGCCGTCGTGGCCAGAGGCATCGGCAAATGCTGTGTTTCCGGGGTTTCGGCCCTGCAATTCGACGATGCCGGAAACTGCCGCATCGGCGGACATGAACTCGATGAGGGCGAGTGGATCTCCTTGGACGGCAGCACGGGTTCGGTCTACGAAGGCAAACTGGAAACCGAACCGGCGTCCATGACCGGAGCGTTCGGACGAGTGATGTCATGGGCCGACCGTTTCCGCAGACTTGAGGTTCGCGCCAACGCGGATACTCCCGAAGACGCACGCCGCTCACGCGAGTTGGGCGCCGAAGGCATCGGCCTGTGCCGTACCGAGCACATGTTCTTCCGTCCTGAACGCATCGACGCCATCCGGCGGATGATTGTGGCACGGAACGAGGAGGAACGCCAAGCCGCACTCGACGTGCTGCTGCCGATGCAACGCGAAGATTTCACGGCGATGTACGAGGCGATGGAAGGCGAACCGATGACCGTGCGTCTCATCGATCCGCCCCTGCACGAATTCCTGCCCAAGACGCCGGAAGCCGTGGCCGCACTGGCCGAGACGACCGGCCAAAGCGTCGAAGACATCAACCGCGCCACCACCGAGCTGACCGAAGTCAACCCGATGCTGGGCCATCGCGGCTGCAGGCTCGCGGTCACCTATCCCTCGATCGCCCGCATGCAGACCAGGGCCGTGCTGGAAGCCGCCGTGAACGTCAAACGCGAGCATCCCGATTGGACAGTGGCCCCTGAGATCATGATTCCGCTGGTCAGTGAATCGGCCGAATTCGATTACGTAAAGTCCATCGTCGAAGACACCGCCAAGGAGGTCATCGCCAGCTCCGGCATCTCGCTCTACTGCTCGGTAGGCACGATGATCGAGACGCCACGCGCCGCCCTGACCGCCGGCGACATAGCCGCCAGAGCCGAGTTCTTCTCCTTCGGCACCAACGATCTGACGCAGATGACCTTCGGCCTGAGCCGAGACGACGCCGGCTCGTTCCTCCAGGATTATTACGACAAGGGTCTGCTGAAAGAAGATCCGTTCTCGCATCTGGACCGCAAAGGCGTGGGCAGGCTCATCGGGATGGCCGTCGAATCCGGCCGACGCGTCCGTCCGAACCTCAGGGTCGGTATTTGCGGCGAACACGGCGGGGACCCGGAATCCATAGAGTTCTGCGAAAGCTCGGGCCTGGATTACGTTTCGTGCTCCACCTATCGCGTGCCCGTGGCCAGGCTAGCCGCCGCGCAAGCCGCATTGGGACGTCACGCCCCCGAACGCAGGTGA
- a CDS encoding ABC transporter substrate-binding protein yields the protein MSRHKQQMSGPMRGLVFLGAAAVLFALVGVGWAHFDHRSVDATLLHSGSEVTVGLDATAPQSLDIRTVQGKELDQALLGNVYETLVGRDQDNKLVPSIAKSWDVSKDGLNYTFTLNADMRFANGDALDSTDVVYSLQQVINRNYVGSEDLTGLKSVKNPDTSTVQISLSSPNPRLLRALSSRAGIVYDSTSNINYAKQAGGSGPFTVRSFDPGNSIVFTRNPLYWKQQSASSQMTLRYFDSVQSLGKAMKDGTVQLAVLRPSDSPKPFQGSKKYSVSKGLTTSKLTLALNNSSDSIFSDERARSAVRYILDNEAITKSQPNAASVLNGPISPLEPGYDDLSAIFPHNLDAGKNDLNYWITRPGYFGDITFLVPDEYASLGQQVLDQFKTTQLHLVMQVVDDDTLRQRLDNGDYKMAIVAMQGPDDLGAFAEGRFGYQNSEAQQDYRNALASTNDIDYQQNLRAYAKTVSSDAGSAWFYNESSMVAADNNIAGYPRNMTDELLPLRDVSTK from the coding sequence ATGTCACGTCATAAGCAGCAAATGAGCGGGCCGATGAGGGGTCTCGTCTTCCTCGGTGCTGCTGCGGTGCTCTTCGCCCTTGTAGGTGTCGGCTGGGCTCATTTCGACCATCGCTCCGTTGACGCCACCCTGCTTCATTCCGGTTCGGAAGTCACCGTCGGATTGGATGCCACGGCCCCGCAGTCTCTCGACATCCGCACAGTGCAAGGCAAAGAGCTCGACCAGGCGTTGCTCGGCAATGTATACGAAACCCTCGTCGGCCGCGACCAGGACAACAAACTTGTCCCGTCCATCGCCAAAAGCTGGGATGTCTCGAAAGACGGCCTCAACTATACGTTCACGCTCAATGCGGATATGCGCTTCGCCAACGGGGACGCTCTGGATTCCACCGACGTGGTCTACTCCCTTCAGCAGGTCATCAACAGGAACTACGTGGGCTCCGAGGATCTCACAGGTCTCAAATCCGTCAAAAACCCTGACACCTCGACGGTGCAGATAAGTCTTTCCTCACCCAATCCGCGACTTCTGCGGGCGCTTTCCTCACGTGCCGGAATCGTCTATGATTCGACTTCCAACATCAACTATGCCAAGCAGGCCGGCGGCAGCGGACCGTTCACCGTGCGCAGTTTCGACCCCGGCAATTCCATCGTATTCACACGCAATCCCCTGTACTGGAAACAACAGTCGGCCAGTTCACAGATGACCCTGCGCTATTTCGACTCCGTTCAATCGCTTGGCAAAGCCATGAAAGACGGAACGGTCCAGCTTGCGGTGCTGCGTCCCTCGGATTCCCCGAAGCCATTCCAAGGCAGCAAAAAATACAGCGTTTCGAAGGGATTGACGACTTCAAAGTTGACGCTGGCGCTCAACAACAGCAGCGATTCGATCTTCTCCGACGAACGCGCGCGTTCGGCCGTCCGCTATATCCTCGACAACGAGGCCATCACCAAAAGCCAGCCCAACGCGGCGTCCGTGCTCAACGGACCGATCAGTCCGCTGGAACCCGGTTACGACGATCTTTCCGCGATATTCCCGCACAATCTGGACGCTGGAAAAAACGATCTGAACTACTGGATCACCCGGCCGGGGTATTTCGGGGACATCACGTTCCTGGTACCCGACGAATACGCGTCGCTTGGCCAGCAGGTGCTCGACCAGTTCAAGACCACGCAGCTCCATCTGGTGATGCAAGTCGTCGATGACGATACGCTCAGGCAACGGCTCGACAACGGCGATTACAAAATGGCTATCGTCGCCATGCAGGGGCCGGACGATCTGGGCGCCTTCGCCGAAGGCCGCTTCGGCTATCAGAACAGCGAGGCCCAGCAGGATTACCGCAACGCTCTGGCCTCCACCAACGATATCGATTATCAGCAGAATCTCCGCGCCTATGCCAAAACCGTGAGCTCGGACGCCGGAAGCGCTTGGTTCTATAACGAAAGCAGCATGGTGGCCGCGGACAATAACATCGCCGGCTACCCCAGGAATATGACCGACGAACTGCTGCCGTTACGCGATGTGAGCACAAAGTAA
- a CDS encoding chorismate mutase, producing MTTETAGSDKAEGWRDTTIDDAQERANPQTAQAVERIKRLRQSIDNVDTAIVSLLAERFKYTAEVGVLKAQSGFAPEDRQRESRQAERLTKVALDAGLDPSIEESYREFVVTEAKKRHQRIAESMPRS from the coding sequence ATGACTACGGAAACCGCGGGCAGCGACAAAGCGGAAGGCTGGCGTGATACCACCATCGACGACGCGCAGGAGAGGGCCAACCCGCAAACCGCGCAGGCCGTCGAACGCATCAAGCGGTTGCGCCAGTCCATCGACAACGTGGATACGGCCATCGTCTCGTTGCTTGCGGAGCGCTTCAAATACACCGCTGAAGTCGGGGTTTTGAAGGCCCAGTCCGGGTTCGCTCCGGAAGATCGACAACGTGAAAGTCGGCAGGCCGAGCGGCTTACGAAGGTGGCTCTCGATGCCGGGCTCGATCCGAGCATTGAAGAGAGCTATCGTGAGTTCGTGGTCACGGAAGCCAAAAAACGTCATCAGCGCATCGCCGAATCCATGCCGCGCAGCTGA